One window of Kineococcus mangrovi genomic DNA carries:
- a CDS encoding cell wall-binding repeat-containing protein, producing the protein MHHRRLLTALAAATVLALAAAPAAQAADGRLAGADRYETAVAVSRAFEGSRYAPVFLATGENFPDALAAAAAAGADQSRVLLTGRYALPQSTLDELAARQPFGVYIVGGTPSVSTEVETALERLGYSVLRLDGEDRYDTSAVVAQILFDDPDTVFLATGENFPDALSGAAAAGSVGAPVLLVRPDGLPDPIRSALTDDFLPLEPSRFIVLGDERAVSNVVLDQIRALGFQGATFERLAGADRYATSVAVGRRFFPTSTHVVLAVGDDFPDALAAGPFAAATGAPLLLTQRTTTPAATQVELDRRQPSDRFFVGAAQPN; encoded by the coding sequence GTGCACCACCGCCGCCTGCTCACCGCCCTCGCCGCGGCCACCGTCCTGGCCCTGGCCGCCGCCCCGGCCGCCCAGGCCGCCGACGGGCGCCTCGCCGGCGCCGACCGCTACGAGACGGCCGTGGCCGTCTCCCGCGCCTTCGAGGGCTCGCGGTACGCGCCCGTCTTCCTGGCCACGGGGGAGAACTTCCCCGACGCGCTCGCCGCCGCGGCGGCCGCGGGCGCCGACCAGAGCCGGGTCCTGCTCACCGGCCGGTACGCGCTGCCGCAGTCCACCCTCGACGAGCTCGCGGCCCGCCAGCCGTTCGGCGTCTACATCGTCGGCGGTACCCCCTCGGTCAGCACCGAGGTCGAGACGGCCCTGGAGCGGCTGGGGTACTCAGTCCTGCGCCTGGACGGGGAGGACCGCTACGACACCTCGGCCGTCGTCGCGCAGATCCTCTTCGACGACCCCGACACCGTCTTCCTCGCCACCGGCGAGAACTTCCCCGATGCCCTGTCCGGGGCGGCGGCCGCCGGGAGCGTCGGCGCGCCCGTGCTGCTCGTGCGCCCCGACGGCCTGCCCGACCCGATCCGCTCCGCCCTCACCGACGACTTCCTGCCCCTGGAGCCGAGCCGCTTCATCGTCCTCGGCGACGAGAGGGCCGTCTCGAACGTCGTCCTCGACCAGATCAGGGCGCTCGGGTTCCAGGGGGCGACGTTCGAGCGGCTCGCCGGCGCGGACCGCTACGCGACGTCGGTGGCGGTGGGGCGCCGGTTCTTCCCCACCAGCACGCACGTCGTGCTCGCCGTCGGCGACGACTTCCCCGACGCCCTCGCCGCGGGCCCCTTCGCCGCCGCGACCGGGGCGCCGCTGCTGCTGACGCAGCGGACGACGACGCCCGCGGCGACGCAGGTCGAGCTGGACCGGCGGCAGCCGTCCGACCGCTTCTTCGTGGGGGCGGCGCAGCCGAACTGA
- a CDS encoding heparan-alpha-glucosaminide N-acetyltransferase domain-containing protein, with protein MLERTDAAPAPDADPASRTALHPRAPRLHGVDLARGLAVLGMFAAHTAMPPDLTLGDPTTWAGVVNGRSAILFATLAGVSLALVSGRTTPPRGAALATARRRVLVRAACLLVLGGLVQFLVTDVAVILEFYGLLLAASVVVLHWRARRLFLLAAGLAVLTPPARAVLVALQSEGLLGSGGVLGQLTVSGTYPALVWSAFVVAGLGVGRLDLTRARVRTGLALSGVLLAVAGYGGSWLLAPAAGTPGTGGSGSGPYESSLYLGSGDGSTELPGDRVDPDGVACSGAPSIGWSCYGSLPGLAPGEDPSVVAPEDLTPAGLTSGDLWAADWAAVRGDLDLWTFTTSSPHTSTTFEVVGSGGVALTVVAACLGLVRSLGRLHWIVRPLTAVGSMPLTAYCGHLVALAVLGVVGAGEEFAPSGWPGSGTGVSTGVSWTEWYVFAAVALVLCTVWARVLGRGPLERLVARVVRRAVPGPPVA; from the coding sequence GTGCTCGAGAGAACCGACGCTGCGCCGGCCCCCGACGCCGACCCCGCGTCCCGCACCGCCCTCCACCCCCGGGCCCCACGCCTGCACGGCGTCGACCTCGCCCGGGGCCTCGCGGTGCTGGGCATGTTCGCCGCCCACACGGCGATGCCCCCGGACCTCACCCTCGGCGACCCCACCACCTGGGCCGGTGTCGTCAACGGGCGTTCGGCGATCCTGTTCGCCACCCTGGCCGGGGTCTCCCTCGCCCTGGTGAGCGGGCGCACCACCCCGCCGCGGGGTGCGGCGCTGGCGACGGCCCGCCGGCGTGTCCTGGTCCGCGCCGCCTGCCTGCTCGTCCTGGGCGGGCTCGTGCAGTTCCTCGTGACGGACGTCGCGGTGATCCTGGAGTTCTACGGCCTCCTCCTGGCCGCCTCGGTGGTGGTGCTGCACTGGCGGGCGCGGCGGCTGTTCCTGCTGGCCGCCGGCCTGGCCGTGCTCACGCCGCCGGCCCGCGCGGTGCTGGTGGCCCTGCAGTCGGAGGGGTTGCTGGGCAGCGGCGGGGTGCTCGGTCAGCTCACCGTGTCCGGGACCTACCCGGCGCTGGTGTGGTCGGCGTTCGTCGTCGCCGGTCTCGGCGTGGGCCGGCTGGACCTGACCCGTGCCCGCGTCAGGACGGGACTGGCGCTGAGCGGGGTCCTGCTGGCGGTGGCCGGGTACGGTGGGTCCTGGCTCCTCGCCCCGGCGGCGGGGACACCCGGCACCGGCGGGTCCGGGTCGGGACCCTACGAGTCGAGCCTGTACCTCGGTTCCGGGGACGGGTCCACGGAACTCCCCGGGGACCGGGTCGATCCGGACGGCGTGGCGTGCTCGGGCGCTCCGTCGATCGGCTGGTCCTGCTACGGATCGCTTCCCGGTCTCGCACCGGGTGAGGACCCCTCCGTCGTGGCGCCCGAGGACCTGACCCCCGCTGGCCTGACGTCCGGGGACCTGTGGGCCGCCGACTGGGCAGCGGTGCGCGGCGACCTGGACCTGTGGACGTTCACCACCAGTTCCCCGCACACCAGCACGACGTTCGAGGTCGTGGGTTCCGGGGGCGTGGCCCTGACGGTGGTCGCCGCCTGCCTGGGCCTGGTCCGGTCGCTCGGTCGACTGCACTGGATCGTGCGCCCGCTGACGGCCGTGGGGTCGATGCCGCTCACCGCGTACTGCGGGCACCTCGTCGCGCTCGCCGTCCTCGGGGTCGTCGGCGCCGGGGAGGAGTTCGCCCCCTCCGGGTGGCCCGGCAGCGGGACCGGGGTGTCGACCGGGGTGTCGTGGACGGAGTGGTACGTGTTCGCCGCGGTCGCGCTGGTGCTGTGCACCGTCTGGGCGCGGGTGCTGGGGCGGGGACCGCTGGAACGTCTCGTGGCGCGGGTGGTCCGGCGGGCCGTACCGGGGCCGCCGGTCGCCTGA
- a CDS encoding zinc-binding dehydrogenase → MPTTMRAQRLHVPTRTMTVEEVPVPRPGPGEVLIDVAYCGICHSDLGLLDGSFTDPRGPETITQGHEASGTIAALGAGVTGWAVGDRVVPAAGRPCLRCERCRRGDLVHCDDVMLMAFAYDGAWAEYTIAQAGGLTRVPDGVPLDQAALLADAVSTPFGAVVHTAAVRPGEAVGVWGVGGVGTHLVQLARLVGAVPVIAVDLDPAVRERALAVGADLALDPADPELREKITAATEGHLLDVAFDAVGLKATFEQGLAMLAPRGRVVGVGLSGQEISLGTSLAFNLSRKQALGHLGYENSDIGTLARLLAAGRLDLSRSVSAVVPLEDVQEGIRQLHERDGNPVRVLVQP, encoded by the coding sequence GTGCCCACGACGATGCGCGCCCAGCGCCTGCACGTCCCGACGAGGACGATGACGGTCGAGGAGGTCCCCGTCCCCCGGCCGGGCCCGGGTGAGGTCCTCATCGACGTCGCCTACTGCGGGATCTGCCACTCCGACCTCGGCCTGCTCGACGGCAGCTTCACCGACCCCCGCGGCCCGGAGACCATCACCCAGGGGCACGAGGCGTCCGGGACGATCGCCGCGCTCGGTGCGGGCGTCACCGGCTGGGCCGTCGGGGACCGCGTCGTCCCGGCCGCCGGGCGCCCCTGCCTGCGGTGCGAACGCTGCCGCCGCGGTGACCTCGTGCACTGCGACGACGTGATGCTCATGGCCTTCGCCTACGACGGCGCGTGGGCGGAGTACACGATCGCCCAGGCCGGCGGGCTGACCCGCGTGCCCGACGGGGTCCCGCTGGACCAGGCCGCCCTGCTCGCCGACGCCGTCTCCACCCCCTTCGGCGCCGTCGTCCACACCGCGGCCGTCCGCCCCGGTGAGGCCGTGGGCGTCTGGGGCGTCGGCGGGGTCGGGACGCACCTCGTGCAGCTGGCCCGGCTCGTCGGCGCGGTGCCGGTCATCGCCGTCGACCTCGACCCCGCGGTGCGCGAGCGCGCCCTCGCCGTCGGCGCCGACCTCGCCCTCGACCCGGCCGACCCCGAGCTGCGCGAGAAGATCACCGCGGCCACCGAGGGGCACCTCCTCGACGTCGCGTTCGACGCCGTCGGGCTGAAGGCCACGTTCGAGCAGGGGCTGGCGATGCTCGCCCCGCGCGGTCGCGTCGTCGGCGTCGGGCTGTCCGGGCAGGAGATCTCGCTCGGCACGTCGCTGGCGTTCAACCTGTCCCGCAAGCAGGCCCTGGGCCACCTCGGGTACGAGAACTCCGACATCGGGACCCTCGCGCGGCTGCTCGCGGCCGGCCGGCTCGACCTGTCCCGGTCCGTCAGCGCCGTCGTGCCGCTGGAGGACGTGCAGGAGGGGATCCGCCAGCTGCACGAACGGGACGGGAACCCGGTGCGGGTGCTCGTGCAGCCCTGA
- a CDS encoding alpha/beta fold hydrolase, with amino-acid sequence MTLTAPRTTLLGNGMRVRYRTRGEGDPVLLLHGIGCSLEDFDEQVELLSGRYRCWAVDLAGFGGSDPMPVPATVARLGAFVAAFADAVGITEPAHVVGNSLGGAVALRFAVDHPGRVRSLTLADPAGFGRDVTVALRAITVPLLSRRLLEPGTEASRRTLRAVFHDAGLVTAERVARAEALSRRPHGARVMRQTARSLGTPLGVRRRWRRDLLRAARATPVPTLVVWGAQDRILPATHLDAARRELPHARTHLFPATGHMPQIERPAEFAELLQEFWTTVGGNP; translated from the coding sequence GTGACCCTCACCGCACCGCGGACCACCCTGCTGGGCAACGGGATGCGCGTCCGGTACCGCACCCGTGGCGAGGGCGACCCGGTCCTGCTCCTGCACGGGATCGGCTGCAGCCTGGAGGACTTCGACGAGCAGGTGGAACTGCTGTCCGGGCGGTACCGCTGCTGGGCCGTCGACCTCGCCGGGTTCGGCGGCAGCGACCCGATGCCGGTCCCGGCCACCGTCGCGCGGCTGGGCGCCTTCGTCGCGGCCTTCGCCGACGCGGTGGGGATCACCGAACCCGCGCACGTCGTCGGGAACTCCCTCGGCGGGGCCGTCGCCCTGCGGTTCGCGGTCGACCACCCCGGGCGCGTGCGCAGCCTCACCCTCGCCGACCCGGCGGGTTTCGGCCGCGACGTGACCGTGGCGCTGCGCGCGATCACCGTGCCGCTGCTGTCCCGGCGCCTGCTGGAACCCGGCACGGAGGCCTCCCGGCGCACGCTGCGGGCCGTGTTCCACGACGCCGGCCTCGTCACCGCCGAACGGGTCGCGCGGGCCGAGGCGCTGAGCCGGCGCCCGCACGGTGCCCGCGTCATGCGCCAGACCGCCCGCTCGCTCGGGACCCCGCTCGGGGTGCGGCGGCGCTGGCGGCGCGACCTGCTGCGCGCAGCCCGCGCCACCCCCGTCCCCACCCTCGTCGTGTGGGGTGCGCAGGACCGGATCCTGCCCGCCACCCACCTCGACGCCGCCCGCCGGGAACTCCCGCACGCGCGGACCCACCTGTTCCCCGCCACCGGCCACATGCCGCAGATCGAGCGGCCCGCCGAGTTCGCGGAGCTGCTCCAGGAGTTCTGGACCACCGTTGGAGGAAACCCGTGA
- a CDS encoding flavin-containing monooxygenase, whose translation MDSDTTTEHLDVLVVGAGLSGVGAACQLVRRRPGTTFAVLEARGATGGTWDLFRYPGVRSDSDMFTLGYSFRPWRGGEAIADGASIRRYVRDTAREFGVDERTRFHHRVVSARFSTATARWTVVVERPAAGGGTERATLTCGFLLSCTGYYRYDRGFTPEFAGVGEFTAAGGRVVHPQHWPADLDTSGQRVVVIGSGATAVTLVPNLARDAAHVTMLQRSPTWVLGLSSRDHLADRLRGKVPERIAYPLVRAKHVALATASYQFSRRRPRAARAWLRGKVAEKLPADFDVDRHFTPRYDPWDQRVCFVPDGDLFRALRSGTASVVTDGIDTFTPRGIRLTSGAELDADVVVTATGLDLLFLGGMDLAVDGERIDPAQSVVYRGMMLSRVPNFAFALGYTNASWTLKVDLVTEHVCRLLDLMDRRGHRVVRPGTPTDPARRPLIDLDSGYVRRAAGRLPQQGAASPWRLRQNYPADRWTLKHRRVDDRALEFS comes from the coding sequence GTGGACAGCGACACGACGACCGAGCACCTCGACGTCCTCGTGGTGGGAGCCGGCCTGTCCGGCGTCGGCGCCGCGTGCCAGCTCGTGCGGCGCCGGCCCGGGACGACGTTCGCCGTCCTGGAGGCCCGCGGCGCCACCGGCGGCACGTGGGACCTGTTCCGCTACCCCGGCGTCCGCTCGGACTCGGACATGTTCACCCTGGGCTACTCGTTCCGGCCCTGGCGCGGCGGCGAGGCCATCGCCGACGGCGCCTCGATCCGGCGGTACGTGCGGGACACCGCGCGCGAGTTCGGCGTGGACGAGCGCACCCGGTTCCACCACCGCGTCGTCTCCGCGCGGTTCTCGACCGCGACGGCCCGCTGGACGGTCGTCGTCGAGCGCCCCGCCGCGGGCGGCGGCACCGAACGGGCCACCCTCACCTGCGGGTTCCTCCTGAGCTGCACCGGGTACTACCGCTACGACCGCGGTTTCACCCCCGAGTTCGCCGGGGTCGGGGAGTTCACCGCCGCCGGGGGCCGCGTCGTCCACCCGCAGCACTGGCCCGCCGACCTCGACACGAGCGGGCAGCGGGTCGTCGTCATCGGCAGCGGCGCCACCGCCGTCACCCTCGTCCCGAACCTCGCCCGCGACGCCGCCCACGTGACGATGCTGCAGCGCTCCCCCACCTGGGTGCTGGGCCTGTCCTCCCGCGACCACCTCGCGGACCGGTTGCGCGGGAAGGTCCCCGAGAGGATCGCCTACCCGCTCGTGCGGGCCAAGCACGTCGCCCTGGCCACCGCCAGCTACCAGTTCAGCCGGCGCCGCCCGCGGGCCGCCCGCGCCTGGTTGCGCGGGAAGGTGGCCGAGAAGCTGCCGGCGGACTTCGACGTCGACCGCCACTTCACCCCGCGCTACGACCCGTGGGACCAGCGCGTCTGCTTCGTCCCCGACGGCGACCTGTTCCGCGCGCTGCGCTCGGGGACGGCCTCGGTGGTCACCGACGGGATCGACACGTTCACCCCCCGCGGGATCCGGCTGACGTCCGGCGCGGAACTGGACGCCGACGTCGTCGTCACCGCCACCGGTCTGGACCTGCTGTTCCTCGGCGGGATGGACCTCGCGGTCGACGGGGAGCGGATCGACCCCGCGCAGTCGGTGGTGTACCGGGGGATGATGCTGTCCCGGGTGCCGAACTTCGCCTTCGCCCTCGGGTACACGAACGCGTCGTGGACGCTGAAGGTCGACCTCGTGACCGAGCACGTGTGCCGGTTGCTGGACCTCATGGACCGCCGCGGCCACCGCGTCGTGCGACCGGGCACCCCCACCGACCCCGCCCGCCGCCCGCTCATCGACCTCGACTCCGGGTACGTCCGACGGGCCGCGGGGCGCCTCCCGCAGCAGGGCGCCGCGAGCCCGTGGCGGTTGCGGCAGAACTACCCGGCCGACCGGTGGACGCTGAAGCACCGCCGCGTCGACGACCGCGCCCTGGAGTTCTCGTGA
- a CDS encoding TetR/AcrR family transcriptional regulator, whose protein sequence is MSESTAAARGRRASRPRGDDRERAILDTAERLLGERSYADTSVDDLARGAGLSRPAFYFYFPSKEAVLLALLDRVVAEARTRRDEAVHASPAGAEDRWRQVIGAIAQPFRSHLAVTLAAAEAGATSAAVREVWNGVMERFVSETAAEIEAERARGSAPDGPPARDLAVALNWMNERVLHSAFAGQRPGIAADDAVEVLLTVWLRTIYGGSAP, encoded by the coding sequence GTGAGCGAGTCGACCGCCGCCGCCCGGGGGCGCCGCGCGTCCCGTCCCCGCGGGGACGACCGCGAGCGCGCGATCCTCGACACCGCCGAGCGCCTGCTGGGCGAGCGGTCCTACGCCGACACCTCCGTCGACGACCTCGCCCGCGGCGCCGGCCTGTCCCGCCCCGCGTTCTACTTCTACTTCCCGTCCAAGGAGGCGGTCCTGCTCGCCCTGCTGGACCGCGTCGTCGCCGAGGCCCGCACCCGGCGCGACGAGGCCGTGCACGCCTCCCCGGCCGGTGCCGAGGACCGCTGGCGCCAGGTCATCGGCGCCATCGCGCAACCCTTCCGCTCGCACCTGGCCGTGACGCTCGCCGCCGCCGAGGCCGGTGCGACCAGCGCCGCCGTGCGCGAGGTGTGGAACGGGGTCATGGAGCGGTTCGTCTCCGAGACCGCCGCCGAGATCGAGGCCGAGCGCGCCCGCGGCAGCGCCCCCGACGGACCACCGGCCCGGGACCTGGCCGTGGCGCTGAACTGGATGAACGAGCGCGTCCTGCACTCGGCCTTCGCCGGGCAGCGGCCCGGGATCGCGGCCGACGACGCGGTCGAGGTGCTGCTGACGGTGTGGTTGCGGACGATCTACGGCGGGTCCGCCCCCTGA
- a CDS encoding glutathione S-transferase family protein, with amino-acid sequence MSSTGGSGGGKGYVNPTGDFRRDQRYLETRITADGRDGYPVEAGRYRLVVSRACPWANRAIVVRRLLGLEDALSMGICGPTHDERSWTFDLDPDGRDPVLGIERLQEAFFARVPDYDRGITVPAIVDVPTGRVVTNDFAQMTIDLSLEWTAFHREGAPQLYPEHLREEIDAVNRDVFRDVNNGVYRAGFAGTQDAYEKAFDRLFGRLDALSERLSTQRYLVGDTITEADVRLFTTLARFDPVYHGHFKCNRQELAEMPVLSAYFRDLYQTPGFGDTIDVEHIKAHYYVVHRDINPTGIVPAGPDLSGWLEPHGREELGGRPFGDGTPPPPPVPAEVVPADHAPRAA; translated from the coding sequence GTGTCCAGCACGGGAGGCAGCGGAGGCGGCAAGGGGTACGTCAACCCGACGGGGGACTTCCGCCGGGACCAGCGCTACCTGGAGACCCGCATCACCGCCGACGGCCGGGACGGCTACCCCGTCGAGGCGGGCCGGTACCGCCTGGTCGTGAGCCGCGCCTGCCCCTGGGCGAACCGGGCGATCGTCGTGCGCCGCCTGCTCGGCCTCGAGGACGCGCTGTCGATGGGGATCTGCGGTCCGACCCACGACGAGCGGTCCTGGACGTTCGACCTCGACCCCGACGGCCGGGACCCGGTGCTCGGCATCGAGCGGTTGCAGGAGGCCTTCTTCGCTCGCGTCCCCGACTACGACCGCGGCATCACCGTCCCCGCGATCGTCGACGTCCCGACGGGTCGGGTCGTCACCAACGACTTCGCGCAGATGACGATCGACCTGTCGCTGGAGTGGACGGCGTTCCACCGCGAGGGGGCTCCGCAGCTGTACCCCGAGCACCTGCGCGAGGAGATCGACGCGGTGAACCGCGACGTGTTCCGGGACGTCAACAACGGCGTCTACCGCGCGGGTTTCGCCGGGACGCAGGACGCGTACGAGAAGGCGTTCGACCGGTTGTTCGGCCGCCTCGACGCGCTGTCGGAGCGGTTGTCCACCCAGCGCTACCTGGTGGGGGACACCATCACCGAGGCCGACGTCCGGTTGTTCACCACCCTGGCGCGGTTCGACCCCGTCTACCACGGGCACTTCAAGTGCAACCGCCAGGAGCTGGCGGAGATGCCGGTGCTGTCGGCCTACTTCCGCGACCTGTACCAAACCCCGGGGTTCGGGGACACGATCGACGTCGAGCACATCAAGGCGCACTACTACGTCGTGCACCGCGACATCAACCCCACCGGCATCGTGCCCGCCGGCCCGGACCTGTCCGGCTGGCTGGAACCGCACGGGCGCGAGGAGCTCGGCGGCCGGCCGTTCGGCGACGGGACCCCGCCGCCCCCGCCGGTCCCCGCCGAGGTGGTGCCCGCCGACCACGCGCCGCGGGCGGCCTGA
- a CDS encoding transposase, with translation MLPTEDLLVHTYVLIDDALITGAVHIPARPGPPPTCSDAEILTISVVRHLLHRRSEAAFRAELIHDHPGLFPHLPGQSQLNRRTRWLWGAFEQLRALLAATLPTDDAACHRDQVDTSALPVKHPSRVRGPDSWVGPAGLCARFGRDGAHGEWFYGFRLAVLTDLGSRLVRAWSIVPAAVNERQVALDLLADGPARRYLLCDKGFAGRAFAADLASVGTVVIVPPGKTARRSMPSGLLKVIAQWRNRVETTFGEITQVMDLARHGAHTFWGLLARTAATIAAHTLLRVQLTT, from the coding sequence ATGCTGCCCACCGAAGACCTCCTCGTCCACACCTACGTCCTCATCGACGACGCCCTCATCACCGGCGCCGTGCACATCCCGGCCCGCCCCGGACCGCCCCCGACCTGCAGCGATGCTGAGATCCTCACCATCTCCGTGGTCCGGCACCTGCTGCACCGGCGCAGCGAGGCCGCCTTCCGCGCCGAGCTGATCCACGACCACCCCGGCCTGTTCCCCCACCTGCCGGGGCAGTCGCAGCTGAACCGGCGCACCCGCTGGCTGTGGGGGGCTTTCGAGCAGCTGCGCGCCCTGCTGGCCGCGACCTTGCCCACCGATGACGCCGCCTGCCATCGAGACCAGGTCGACACCAGCGCCTTGCCGGTCAAGCACCCCTCCCGGGTCCGCGGCCCCGACAGCTGGGTCGGGCCAGCGGGCTTGTGCGCCCGGTTCGGGCGTGATGGGGCCCACGGGGAGTGGTTCTACGGTTTCCGGTTAGCGGTGCTGACCGATCTGGGCTCACGCCTGGTGCGGGCTTGGAGCATCGTGCCGGCGGCCGTCAACGAACGTCAGGTCGCCCTCGACCTGCTCGCTGACGGGCCGGCTCGGCGGTATCTGCTGTGCGATAAGGGGTTTGCGGGTCGAGCGTTCGCTGCTGATCTGGCTTCGGTGGGCACCGTGGTGATCGTCCCGCCGGGCAAGACTGCCCGCCGGTCGATGCCGTCGGGTCTGTTGAAGGTCATCGCGCAGTGGCGTAACCGGGTGGAGACGACCTTCGGGGAGATCACGCAGGTGATGGACTTGGCCCGTCACGGGGCGCACACCTTCTGGGGGCTGTTGGCCCGGACTGCGGCCACGATCGCAGCGCACACGCTGCTGCGGGTTCAGCTCACCACGTGA
- a CDS encoding putative bifunctional diguanylate cyclase/phosphodiesterase, with the protein MDVLSRGVPEVATPRLMAYTTGAFYVAGGTAGILTTTGAWADPDPRTVGLLAVAGLAVVLGAALLRWGRALPREAFHLVVGQGTCFVAAATLLSRDDVTALGVACVFVFCAVDNLYFFARRAALVHTGLLLAAVAGSLLWRQVDPGVVGAVMTVQVAVVVVIGRLVQRAAHGSRDGLTDLLNRRGFDERLEESVGTARRTGAPLSVVLVDVDHFKQVNDLGGHAAGDELLVALAERLSRRLHALAPTAGFARHGGDEFAVVLPGTDLAGAEEVAQALRAEAAPTGLSVGVAQLRAEEDPGTLLRRSDTALYEAKAAGRGRVAVAGGADEGLLDDLRTALAEDGLDVVLQPVVVPGAGPDATRLVGVEALARWTHPVHGPVSPAVFVPLAEANDLITDLDRAVTRRACADAVVLREATGQDFFLTTNASGRHLVDPDFVQDLLGTATATGWPLSALVVEVTESTVESASDATRDTLEELRAVGVRVAIDDFGTGYSALSQLDTMPADFLKLDAHFTAQLTVSDRRRALLAGLLRMSGDLGLVVIAEGVETGEQERELVALGCPLAQGYWYQRPQPVAALVRALTPGDPVVLGT; encoded by the coding sequence GTGGACGTGCTCTCCCGCGGGGTTCCCGAGGTGGCGACACCACGGCTCATGGCGTACACCACGGGGGCGTTCTACGTCGCCGGCGGGACGGCGGGGATCCTCACGACGACGGGTGCCTGGGCGGACCCGGACCCGCGCACGGTGGGCCTGCTCGCCGTGGCCGGTCTCGCCGTGGTGCTCGGCGCCGCCCTGCTGCGGTGGGGCAGGGCCCTGCCGCGCGAGGCGTTCCACCTGGTCGTCGGCCAGGGGACGTGCTTCGTGGCGGCCGCCACCCTCCTGAGCCGCGACGACGTGACCGCTCTGGGCGTGGCCTGCGTCTTCGTCTTCTGCGCCGTGGACAACCTCTACTTCTTCGCGCGCCGGGCCGCCCTGGTGCACACCGGGCTGCTGCTCGCCGCGGTCGCGGGCAGCCTGCTGTGGCGGCAGGTCGACCCCGGCGTGGTGGGGGCCGTCATGACGGTCCAGGTCGCGGTCGTCGTCGTCATCGGCCGGCTCGTCCAGCGCGCCGCCCACGGCTCGCGCGACGGCCTCACCGACCTGCTGAACCGCCGCGGTTTCGACGAACGGCTCGAGGAGAGCGTCGGCACCGCGCGCCGGACGGGGGCGCCGCTGTCGGTCGTCCTCGTCGACGTCGACCACTTCAAGCAGGTCAACGACCTCGGCGGCCACGCGGCCGGTGACGAGCTGCTGGTCGCCCTCGCCGAGCGGCTGTCCCGGCGCCTGCACGCCCTGGCCCCGACCGCCGGGTTCGCCCGGCACGGCGGTGACGAGTTCGCCGTGGTGCTGCCGGGCACCGACCTCGCCGGGGCGGAGGAGGTCGCGCAGGCGCTGCGCGCCGAGGCCGCCCCTACCGGGCTGTCGGTCGGCGTCGCGCAGCTGCGGGCCGAGGAGGACCCCGGGACGTTGCTGCGGCGCTCCGACACCGCGCTGTACGAGGCGAAGGCCGCCGGCCGGGGGCGGGTCGCCGTCGCCGGCGGGGCGGACGAGGGCCTGCTGGACGACCTGCGCACGGCGCTGGCCGAGGACGGCCTCGACGTCGTCCTGCAACCGGTCGTGGTCCCCGGCGCGGGCCCGGACGCGACGCGCCTGGTGGGCGTGGAGGCCCTGGCCCGCTGGACGCACCCCGTCCACGGTCCGGTCTCCCCCGCCGTGTTCGTCCCGCTGGCCGAGGCCAACGACCTCATCACCGACCTGGACCGGGCCGTCACCCGCCGGGCGTGCGCGGACGCGGTCGTGCTGCGGGAGGCGACCGGGCAGGACTTCTTCCTCACCACCAACGCCTCCGGGCGCCACCTCGTCGACCCCGACTTCGTGCAGGACCTGCTGGGCACCGCCACCGCCACGGGCTGGCCGTTGTCCGCGCTCGTCGTGGAGGTCACCGAGAGCACCGTGGAATCGGCCTCGGACGCGACGCGCGACACCCTGGAGGAGCTGCGGGCCGTCGGCGTGCGGGTCGCGATCGACGACTTCGGGACGGGCTACTCCGCGCTCAGCCAGCTCGACACGATGCCGGCCGACTTCCTCAAGCTCGACGCCCACTTCACCGCGCAGCTCACCGTCAGCGACCGTCGGCGCGCGCTGCTGGCGGGCCTGCTGCGGATGTCCGGCGACCTCGGCCTCGTCGTCATCGCCGAGGGCGTCGAGACCGGTGAGCAGGAACGCGAACTCGTCGCGCTGGGGTGCCCGCTGGCCCAGGGGTACTGGTACCAGCGCCCGCAGCCGGTCGCCGCCCTGGTGCGGGCCCTGACCCCCGGCGACCCGGTGGTCCTGGGGACCTGA